The following proteins come from a genomic window of Mycolicibacterium rufum:
- a CDS encoding 4Fe-4S dicluster domain-containing protein has translation MDVAVIDAAGLHQLVSVLQDVGYRVVGPTVSGNAIVLDELDSADDLPAGWGVDVAPGQYRLRRRDDDAVFGHSAGPQSWKQFLHPSRQKVWSSEAEPPEEPPRYAFLGVRGCDLAAIATLNGVLGAGAHPDGNFAGRLGRAFVVAVNCTEPGGLCFCASMGSGPAAGPGYDLALTERTGPLGRRYVVDVGSAAGADVLARLVVEEADTGEIDGARADVADAARHMGRQMPEGDLRQLLIESRESPHWEEVASRCLTCGNCTMVCPTCFCTSAEDVTDLTGTHAERWMTWASCFEFEFTFVHEGSVRQSGSSRYRHWLTHKLGTWHDQFGTSGCVGCGRCIAWCPTGIDITEEMHTFAERDGDD, from the coding sequence ATGGATGTGGCGGTGATCGACGCCGCGGGGTTGCATCAGCTGGTGTCCGTCCTGCAGGACGTGGGGTACCGCGTCGTGGGGCCGACGGTCTCCGGCAATGCCATCGTGCTCGACGAACTCGACAGCGCCGACGATCTGCCCGCCGGCTGGGGCGTCGACGTCGCGCCTGGGCAGTACCGGTTGCGCCGGCGCGACGATGACGCTGTGTTCGGACATTCAGCCGGACCCCAGTCCTGGAAGCAATTCCTGCACCCGTCCCGCCAGAAGGTGTGGTCGTCCGAGGCCGAGCCTCCCGAAGAGCCACCGCGGTACGCGTTCCTCGGCGTCCGGGGCTGTGATCTCGCGGCGATCGCGACACTGAACGGCGTGCTCGGGGCCGGCGCCCACCCCGACGGCAACTTCGCCGGACGGCTGGGCCGGGCGTTCGTCGTCGCCGTCAACTGCACCGAGCCCGGGGGGCTGTGCTTCTGCGCCTCGATGGGCTCCGGGCCGGCCGCCGGACCCGGTTACGACTTGGCGCTGACCGAGCGCACCGGCCCGCTCGGCCGACGCTACGTCGTCGACGTGGGAAGCGCGGCGGGCGCCGACGTGCTGGCCCGGCTGGTGGTCGAGGAGGCCGACACCGGCGAGATCGACGGCGCACGAGCCGATGTCGCCGACGCCGCCCGACACATGGGACGGCAGATGCCCGAGGGCGACCTGCGGCAACTGCTGATCGAATCCCGCGAGTCGCCGCACTGGGAGGAGGTCGCCTCGCGCTGCCTGACCTGTGGCAACTGCACCATGGTGTGCCCCACCTGCTTCTGCACCAGCGCCGAGGACGTCACCGATCTGACGGGAACCCACGCCGAGCGGTGGATGACGTGGGCGTCGTGCTTCGAGTTCGAGTTCACCTTCGTCCACGAGGGCAGCGTCCGGCAGTCCGGGTCCTCGCGCTACCGGCACTGGCTCACCCACAAGCTCGGCACGTGGCACGACCAGTTCGGCACCTCGGGGTGCGTCGGCTGCGGACGCTGTATCGCGTGGTGTCCCACCGGGATCGACATCACCGAGGAGATGCACACGTTCGCGGAACGAGACGGCGATGACTGA
- a CDS encoding FAD/NAD(P)-binding protein: MTETARAPHTATMAPVAYRVRHRVAENRDSATLLLTPVGDALATPAPGEFMMMYAFGVGEVAISVSGVAEPPDPTITHTVRAVGAVSRSLHDAEPGTVIGLRGPFGTRWGVDDAAHRDLVIVAGGVGLAPLRPVVLAALRDRDRFGRVTLIAGARSREDFLFSAELDDWRHRDDIDVHLTVDVPVQGWPGEVGFVTEPLRRLPLRPGITTAFLCGPEVMMRNGATELIRKGMASSDIRVSLERNMQCGVGWCGHCQLGPLLLCRDGPVVGYDVAEPLLRIREL; encoded by the coding sequence ATGACTGAGACCGCCCGTGCACCCCATACCGCGACGATGGCGCCGGTGGCCTACCGGGTCCGCCATCGCGTCGCCGAGAACCGCGATTCGGCGACACTGCTCCTGACCCCGGTCGGCGACGCGCTGGCGACGCCGGCCCCGGGCGAATTCATGATGATGTACGCGTTCGGTGTCGGCGAGGTGGCGATCTCGGTCAGCGGTGTCGCCGAGCCGCCGGACCCGACGATCACGCACACCGTCCGCGCGGTCGGCGCGGTCAGCCGGAGCCTGCACGACGCCGAGCCCGGGACGGTGATCGGATTGCGCGGCCCCTTCGGGACACGGTGGGGCGTCGACGACGCGGCGCATCGCGACCTCGTGATCGTCGCGGGCGGAGTGGGTTTGGCGCCGCTGCGCCCCGTCGTGCTCGCCGCGCTGCGCGACCGGGATCGCTTCGGCCGGGTGACGTTGATCGCCGGCGCCCGCTCCCGCGAGGACTTCCTGTTCTCCGCCGAACTCGACGACTGGCGGCACCGCGACGACATCGACGTGCACCTGACCGTCGACGTGCCGGTGCAGGGGTGGCCGGGTGAGGTCGGCTTCGTGACCGAACCTCTGCGCCGGCTGCCGCTGCGGCCCGGCATCACCACCGCGTTCCTGTGCGGGCCGGAGGTCATGATGCGCAACGGTGCCACCGAGCTGATCCGGAAGGGCATGGCGAGCAGCGACATCCGGGTGTCCCTCGAGCGCAACATGCAGTGCGGCGTCGGCTGGTGCGGGCACTGTCAACTCGGGCCGCTGCTGCTGTGCCGGGACGGGCCCGTCGTCGGCTACGACGTCGCCGAACCGCTGTTGCGCATCAGGGAGTTGTAG
- a CDS encoding oxidoreductase gives MSVPSLAVWKFASCDGCQLTLLDCEDELLTLAGQVQIATFLEASSAIVAGPYDVSLVEGSITTAADERRIAEIRAQSGILVAIGACATGGGIQALRNFADVDEFTSVVYAHPDYIDTLATSTPASAHVQVDYQLQGCPIDRGQLLETLAALLVGRKPRLPAKTVCTECKARGVTCVVVADGTPCLGPVTHAGCGALCPSFSRGCYGCFGPAVTPNTAALIPLLHRDGMSGGDVERVFSTFNAPRFAAERNDA, from the coding sequence ATGAGCGTTCCGAGCCTGGCCGTGTGGAAGTTCGCCTCGTGCGACGGCTGCCAGTTGACGCTGCTCGACTGCGAAGACGAGTTGCTCACCCTCGCTGGGCAGGTGCAGATCGCCACCTTCCTCGAGGCGTCCAGCGCGATCGTCGCCGGACCCTACGACGTCTCCCTGGTCGAGGGTTCCATCACGACCGCCGCGGACGAACGCAGGATCGCCGAGATCCGGGCCCAGTCGGGGATTCTCGTCGCGATCGGGGCGTGTGCGACCGGAGGCGGTATCCAGGCGCTGCGCAACTTCGCCGACGTCGACGAGTTCACCTCCGTGGTCTACGCGCATCCCGACTACATCGACACCTTGGCCACCTCCACCCCGGCCTCGGCGCACGTGCAGGTCGACTATCAATTGCAGGGTTGCCCGATCGATCGCGGGCAACTGCTCGAGACGCTCGCCGCCCTGCTGGTGGGCCGCAAGCCCCGGCTACCCGCCAAGACCGTGTGCACCGAGTGCAAGGCACGCGGGGTGACCTGCGTCGTCGTCGCTGACGGCACCCCGTGCCTCGGGCCGGTGACCCACGCCGGGTGCGGGGCGCTGTGCCCGTCGTTCTCCCGCGGCTGCTACGGCTGTTTCGGTCCGGCCGTCACCCCCAACACCGCGGCGCTGATCCCGCTGCTGCACCGGGACGGCATGTCCGGTGGTGACGTCGAGCGCGTGTTCAGCACCTTCAACGCCCCCCGGTTCGCCGCGGAACGGAACGACGCATGA